One Cryptosporidium parvum Iowa II chromosome 5, whole genome shotgun sequence DNA segment encodes these proteins:
- a CDS encoding signal peptide containing protein: protein MIGHNLWLYLVVIFFTILCENIDEKLLSSKLSLSKNFQSITLVSLLKATANYDSSDSGSLSSYDTVSLGSDSKDSLSISDSSDQTDSSSVLSVEFKPKHKKKKLFGFSGNLFKSKSSPEISSIGAKKGLKSQLFGMFKRKNKGGKHGKTQENIASSEEELRNKKHSSSAGLKKEDDTDDEDDEEEEAVQKPPNPNLEKISESDNLPFDLGIMQLYLESQVVSSDSQINKAKEILQNNKEVYRTIKKEHNRQMKDSKCKETLLESVFILSNQIYMAKSFCQMASIKITNETGFCRNRCRIISSKSCKTCKEAFGRKEKCKTISNTIDDMFSILEKIIKNCLVKNSLQMENLSAFILYKSHIPYKCTKEQYQILKGKLEAKVYQIALKVSIINNVVKQKNICNSCTRQECLSCTSMAYCSQCPGLEDLSSCSSCLAAQNLQSTLILERNQLIKEARRIFSKILSCESFLALTSKETYNIMDAPTESEVGRILEEKINSILSRFLAHSIMGHSHFKADVAEKTKTYQKLPDDIKNAILSGVKLKASSQQKIKYEKDHTQLSEAFKKHKKRKEKYGISGSEYKIPSIPPPESTDEEKRLAIMLFEGGICTYLMIILLNQELRNCNIEIDNKSSQHNGCENCRLDGCRMKRCSNIPEIRALIMKREGLSEQIQRCNELGFVSQAELRAKIDEMKNSGLLSVGTTSGATSSSATSSSAISSSATSSSATSSGTTVAQVEKEPGEDEDEDGDGNEDGENEKDEITRL from the coding sequence ATGATTGGTCACAATTTATGGTTATATCTTgttgttattttttttacaatACTATGTGAAAATATAgatgaaaaattattatcttccAAATTATCCTTATCGAAGAACTTTCAAAGTATCACCCTAGTCTCTCTATTAAAAGCAACTGCAAATTACGATAGTTCGGATTCAGGTTCACTCAGCTCATATGATACTGTTTCATTAGGAAGTGACAGTAAAGACTCTTTATCAATATCAGATTCCTCAGACCAAACAGATTCTTCTTCTGTATTATCAGTTGAGTTTAAACCTAAAcataaaaagaagaaattatttggtTTTTCAGGAAATCTTTTTAAAAGTAAATCTTCTCCGGAAATCTCAAGCATAGGTGCTAAAAAAGGACTTAAAAGTCAATTATTTGGTAtgtttaaaagaaaaaataaaggtGGAAAACACGGAAAAACTCAGGAAAATATTGCTAGCTCAGAGGAAGAATTGAGAAATAAAAAGCATAGCTCTTCTGCAGGtcttaaaaaagaagatgataCTGATGACGAggatgatgaagaagaagaagctGTTCAAAAACCtccaaatccaaatttaGAGAAAATCTCTGAAAGTGACAATTTGCCATTTGATCTTGGTATTATGCAATTATATCTGGAGTCACAGGTTGTTTCTAGTGAttctcaaataaataaagcaaaagaaatattacaaaataACAAAGAGGTCTATAGgactattaaaaaagaacaTAATAGGCAAATGAAAGATTCTAAATGTAAAGAAACTTTACTTGAATCTGTTTTCATTCTttcaaatcaaatttatatGGCGAAAAGTTTCTGTCAAATGGCATCGATTAAAATTACAAATGAAACAGGGTTTTGCAGAAATAGGTGCAGAATAATTAGCTCAAAGAGCTGTAAGACATGTAAAGAAGCTTTtggaagaaaagaaaaatgtaAAACTATTTCAAATACTATAGATGATATGTTTAGTATcttggaaaaaataattaaaaattgcCTAGTCAAAAATTCTCTCCAAATGGAAAATCTTTCTGCCTTTATATTATACAAGAGTCATATACCATATAAATGTACAAAGGAGCAATACCAAATACTCAAGGGTAAACTTGAAGCCAAAGTATATCAAATAGCTCTAAAAGTTTCCATTATTAACAATGTTGTTAagcaaaaaaatatttgtaatagTTGTACTAGACAGGAATGCTTGAGTTGTACATCAATGGCTTACTGTTCACAATGCCCAGGACTTGAAGATCTATCCTCATGCAGTAGTTGCCTTGCTGCTCAGAATTTACAAAGTACACTCATCTTAGAACgaaatcaattaattaaagaagcTCGAAGAATCTTTAGTAAAATTCTTTCTTGCGAAAGTTTTTTGGCTCTCACAAGCAAAGAAACATATAATATTATGGATGCCCCAACTGAATCAGAAGTAGGAAGGATtttggaagaaaaaattaattcgATTCTTTCACGTTTCCTGGCTCATTCTATTATGGGTCACTCTCATTTTAAAGCTGATGTTGCTGAAAAAACTAAAACATATCAAAAGTTACCtgatgatattaaaaatgcAATTTTGAGTGGTGTTAAGCTGAAGGCATCAAGCCAACAAAAGattaaatatgaaaaagaCCATACTCAACTGAGTGAAGCATTCAAAAAGcataagaaaagaaaagaaaagtatGGTATTTCAGGAAGTGAATATAAAATTCCATCAATACCACCACCTGAATCTACTGATGAGGAAAAAAGACTAGCTATTATGCTCTTCGAAGGTGGTATTTGTACATACCTTATgattattttattgaaCCAAGAACTCAGGAATtgtaatattgaaattgataataagtCAAGCCAACATAATGGCTGTGAGAATTGCAGACTTGATGGCTGTAGAATGAAAAGGTGTAGCAATATTCCAGAAATAAGGGCTCTAATTATGAAAAGGGAAGGTTTATCTGAACAAATTCAGAGATGTAATGAATTAGGGTTTGTTTCTCAGGCAGAACTAAGAGCTAAGATTGATGAAATGAAGAATTCTGGATTACTTTCTGTTGGTACTACTAGTGGTGCAACCAGCAGTAGTGCAACCAGTAGCAGTGCAATCAGCAGTAGTGCAACTAGTAGCAGTGCAACCAGCAGTGGCACAACAGTGGCTCAAGTAGAAAAAGAACCTGgagaagatgaagatgaagacGGGGACGGAAATGAAGATGGAGAAAATGAAAAGGATGAAATAACAAGGTTGTAA
- a CDS encoding signal peptide containing protein (transcripts identified by EST) — protein MKLFFSILAFVFVILQVSNYHSTTQHFSLLQTSVDPSIEPHVSSTSDSTVDSGEPDKKAEKGKKNKKQKKQKKEKKEKKAKKGKKVKESKAGEEGAQEGVKEGAQEGAQEGAQEGAQEGAQEGPVEEAEGKKDKDKKAKKEKKAKKEKKAKKEKKVKTQEGATDEEEVAAAEQEVAVAEQGTVVVEDKKAKKEKKPKKEKKQKETKAEKEARKQREKEEKLREKQQKEEEKKLRKLKQAEEKKLGKAKKGYGTFAEKSPLEESALVDDTCKPKAGTHLATMQLDVLTKASQMRFSHPDSFTHGYSSSVIGLDDNLDSLIASEMEQISKLSSELAVYNVRVTRDTKELLLELDRTIKLDEQYKNEVVSVVNGLDVDRKCSKELVRGAGSLLVNLQGKNDALYAKSLLLTKLINKESETNQPETEEILQLKDALASHQEVISTRLGYISDLSAAMLVCQKRDYIPKQIVCAPTSNYLPNPRECTTDDLVNLMEKMIFNIMMRFTENSYLQSCSDRVSTCKDLCSNGDVSCLECFTSSLCERIHLFRKHSYGKDLVNTANKAYECETYLYLQFKKNESQ, from the coding sequence ATGAAactctttttttcaatCTTAGCATTTGTATTTGTGATACTTCAAGTATCTAATTATCATTCAACAACTCAACATTTTTCCTTACTGCAAACTTCTGTTGACCCTTCTATTGAGCCACATGTTTCATCTACTAGTGATTCAACAGTAGATTCAGGTGAGCCAGATAAGAAAGCTGAGAAGGGCAAGAAGAATaagaaacaaaagaaacaaaagaaGGAGAAGAAGGAGAAGAAAGCCAAGAAGGGTAAAAAGGTGAAGGAATCAAAGGCCGGGGAGGAAGGAGCTCAGGAGGGAGTTAAGGAAGGAGCTCAGGAAGGAGCTCAGGAAGGAGCTCAGGAAGGAGCTCAGGAAGGAGCTCAGGAAGGACCTGTAGAGGAGGCCGAGGGCAAGAAGGACAAAGATAAGAAAGCcaagaaagagaaaaaggccaagaaagagaaaaaggccaagaaagagaagaagGTGAAGACTCAGGAGGGTGCTACTGATGAGGAAGAAGTTGCTGCTGCTGAGCAAGAAGTTGCTGTTGCTGAGCAAGGAACTGTTGTTGTAGAGGATAAAAAGGCtaagaaagagaaaaaaccaaagaaggaaaagaaacaaaaggAAACTAAGGCTGAAAAGGAAGCAAGAAAACAGAGGGAAAAGGAGGAGAAGTTGAGAGAAAAACAGCAAAAGgaggaagaaaagaaattgagGAAGTTGAAACAGGCTgaggaaaagaaattagGTAAAGCAAAGAAGGGATATGGTACTTTTGCTGAGAAGTCACCCTTAGAGGAATCAGCTCTGGTAGATGACACTTGCAAGCCTAAAGCAGGGACTCACTTGGCCACAATGCAATTAGATGTCTTAACTAAGGCATCACAAATGAGATTCAGCCATCCAGATAGTTTTACTCATGGTTACTCTTCTTCAGTTATAGGTCTTGATGATAATTTGGATTCTTTGATTGCTAGTGAAATGGAGCAAATTTCAAAGTTGTCTTCTGAATTGGCAGTTTACAATGTCAGAGTTACTAGAGATACAAAGGAGCTCCTTTTAGAGTTGGATAGAACTATTAAATTGGACGAGCAATATAAGAATGAAGTTGTTTCAGTAGTTAATGGGCTTGATGTTGATAGAAAGTGCTCCAAAGAATTAGTCAGAGGGGCTGGTTCTTTATTAGTCAATTTGCAAGGTAAAAATGATGCCTTATACGCAAAGTCATTGCTTCTCACaaagttaataaataaagaaagtgAGACCAATCAACCTGAAACAGAAGAAATCCTACAACTTAAGGATGCTTTAGCCTCGCACCAAGAAGTCATTAGTACCAGATTGGGATACATTTCAGACTTGAGCGCCGCGATGTTGGTTTGCCAGAAGAGAGATTATATTCCAAAACAAATTGTATGCGCTCCTACTAGTAATTACCTCCCCAATCCTAGAGAATGTACTACTGATGATCTAGTCAATTTAATGGAGAAAAtgatattcaatattatgaTGAGATTTACAGAAAACTCGTATCTCCAAAGTTGTTCCGATAGAGTCTCTACCTGTAAAGATCTCTGCTCTAATGGAGATGTTTCATGCTTGGAATGTTTTACCTCATCACTTTGTGAAAGAATTCATCTTTTCAGAAAGCACTCATATGGCAAGGATCTCGTTAATACTGCTAACAAAGCTTACGAATGCGAAACATATCTTTACTTgcaattcaaaaaaaatgaaagccaataa